The Naumovozyma dairenensis CBS 421 chromosome 2, complete genome genome segment TTGACTTAATTCAGAAACGACGATAGCGGCATCAACCCCCCATTCGCACAAATAATTCGAATCAGTATTGGAACGATATAAGTATCCATTTTGACAAAGTAACCCACCAACAGATCTACCGTCGGAAGGTTGGTCAGATGGCCATTGTGTCTTGGACATACCAGGTTGACAAGCGTACGAACAGTATGAACCTTCTGCACATGATCCACCCGTAGATGTGTCCGTGTTTTCAACACCGGACCAGCCACCTTCGTTTAACCAATCGACAGAAATGACACCTTGACCGGATGGAAATTGACTGCAGCGGATCGTACCATCTTGGAATTCACTTGTTGGACCTGAAAAGGATGATAAATCACCGTAATAACTGCctgaatttgaagaagatgacgCTGATGACGAAGCATCTGCAGTAGAAGCTTGTGCTGTGGATGTAGTAGTAGGTATTTGCACAGCTTGTTCGGTAGAAGTGGTTTGAATTTGTTGTGTAGTAGAAGTTGTTTGCTcttgattttgaatttgttcTTGAACTGTGGTAGGTTCCCCAGCAGCAGTAGGAATAGTAGTTGGAGTATTAGCTATAGTAGAAGCTTTAAAAGAAACATCTTCGATAGCGTTGACAGGCTGCAGAGTGGATGTTGGTACAGTAGTAGTAATAGCAGTTTGTTGATTCGCCTGAGTGACAGTATTACCTTTATTATCAACCAAAACAGTTTCGTAAACGTATTCGACAGCGATGGCTCTTTTATGTTGATGTCCTGATGTGGTCACAGTTGTGGTACAATCTTTAGATAGTTTGTCGAAAGCGAAAAATGGTAAGGCAGTGACAGTAGTACTAGTGCCAATTAAAGATATGGCGGCTACTAGTGATGCATTAATCTTCATGATTGTAATTAGCGAATTTCTTGTGTCTTTTTTAGtgatgatatatatttggtTAAAAAGCTTTCAACGGTACAaatggaaaagaaatattaaacGTATGGAAAAAAAGTGAATGTTCTATTTTTTGATCTGTACACTTTTTTATATTGGTGCCAGCAAAGTGCCTTTGGGGAATTAAAATAtcttaaaaaaaatcatctaattcattCTTTCATAAGGAAAGTGTTTTTTATATAGGTACTTGggtaaagaattaaagGAACGGTTGCAAAGGAGCATTGAGGTAAATCCTGAGAGAGGAAGGTAGTTGAGGTACCGATACTTGGAGTTTAACTTTAATGTTTATGGTTCAGCATCTTTTCACTCAAGTATCTTCGAGAAACCAGCCTTTTTCATGAATCTCGTTATAAGACGCGAAATGTTTAAAGGAACACGAAAAGTGAGACCGCGTCTTTTGCTAGGTGCCGGCCCGTAATACGTAATAGTCTTAACAGAGATTGATGATACACTCCGCAGAGAAAATGCTTggaagaaattggaaacaAGCTTGGCACAATACATGACGTGGCTTGGCGTGGGGGAAATACTGAAATAATTTGTAAGGTAAGAGATGCTTACCTTCAATACATAAAGGGATGCCTTTTTTCCACCAGAATGACGTCGGTTCTGGGAAAATCTAGGTTCCCTTCAATTATTTCAGGTGATAGATAATTCAAGAGGATCACATTAGTCGCAATTTTTAGTaatcttcaaaataaaGTACATAGTTTGACACTATTGATCTTCCTGATTGAAGCACTTAATTAGTTGATACTGGTTGGTTTTACTAATATTCTATTTTGTATAATTATGATCCATTGTGTAATAactattgttatttttagCCATATctcaaaaattattgtaAAATACTTGACATAATGCCGGAATCTCGTTTGTATTATGTTTTGGATTATATGTAAGAAGATAAAATAGCTCAGCCTCAACCagtttttggaaattaCTAGTACCGAGCACGAACCTGTAAAACCATGCTCATAAGCTTTTGTTTCTATTAATAGAAAGTAACAAAGTTAAATTACCTCATTCTTAACACTGTTAAAATTCCTGCTTTATTTACTATTGAATGCGCATAGCAACTTCTCTAACAAAACTATAAACTGTTGTACTACACTACTCAACAAAACTTACCAATTTTTGGTAGGAATACCTGAATATAAagtattaaaaaataaaacatgtatgtatatatatagttaGCAATATATCTCCAATTATTTTTGTCGTATTCAAATTCATACCTCTTCAATGATAAAGGTAATATAAGAACTTAATAGGATCTTTAGGCACTCTTACGCTTTAGTCTTTCTTCATCCGTTGAATCTAAAGCTTCAAAGACTTTATCTAacttaaaatatttttttaatccAAATTCTAATATCCTATAAGGAACCAATAGCATGATGAAAGACATAACAGTAGCCAATTTTCCTCTGTATATATCAACAGGGTCACTTCCGCTCATAATGTCCTTAACTAACTTCTTAGCATAGACATCAGCAGGCATTGGATGACTTTTCTTTGCCATTAATTGGCGATTCTTGAAGGCTTCTTGACCTTCAGCAAAATTGAAAACGGAAGTCTCTGGCAAAGGTCTTGTATCTGCGATATTACTCTTGACAGCACCAGTAACAGCATTGATCACTCTCACACCAAATGGTTTCAATTCCAAATGCAACACACGGGCATATTGGTGGATTGCAGCTTTAGTGGCTGAATAAATACTACCGAAGGGGAAAGGAGTAATACCAGCTAATGATCCCGTGAAGACAATTGTACCCTTCGCATTGATTAAAAACTGGGATAATTCACGGCACATGTTAACATGACCAAAAACATTGACCTTAAAACATTGTTCCATTACATCATTGGAGACATCTAAAGCAGGGAAAGTGCAACTTTGGCCAGCATTGTTGTACAGTAAATCAAGTTTCTCATTTGGTAAATTCTCGGATAAGAATTGTTTGAATTGTGTTATTTCCTCAGGGTTAGAGATGTCCAACTTATGGGGTTTTATCACTGCGTTGGAGAATTCATCAACCAATTGTTGAATAGGATCTACTCTTCTTGCACAGGCATAAATTATGTAGTTGTTTTTAGCCAATTCATTGGTAATTTCGTAACCGATCCCAGATGATGCACCGGTCACCACCGCAATTTTCTTCAGTTTCTGCTGTTGAATTGATGACATTATAGCTAGtcaattaaatattcaatgatGTACTAAACCCAGCTTTTCCAAGATTGGAGGTTATTAGATCAGGAGTTCATGTAATTTGAAGCACTTTTTCTCAGTATATATGCAGATTTGTTTCATTGGGGAAATCCCTGCTGCAAGATTTAAGGGTGGCGCCGCGGAAGTAATTAGCAATGGCAacaaattacaaaattcaTCGCCCTTTATCTCCAGTATATATCGATTACAAAAATATCCCCCTAAATTAACCCCGGGAGGGTAGGCCTCTTTAT includes the following:
- the SIM1 gene encoding putative glucosidase SIM1 (similar to Saccharomyces cerevisiae SIM1 (YIL123W) and SUN4 (YNL066W); ancestral locus Anc_2.239) — protein: MKINASLVAAISLIGTSTTVTALPFFAFDKLSKDCTTTVTTSGHQHKRAIAVEYVYETVLVDNKGNTVTQANQQTAITTTVPTSTLQPVNAIEDVSFKASTIANTPTTIPTAAGEPTTVQEQIQNQEQTTSTTQQIQTTSTEQAVQIPTTTSTAQASTADASSSASSSSNSGSYYGDLSSFSGPTSEFQDGTIRCSQFPSGQGVISVDWLNEGGWSGVENTDTSTGGSCAEGSYCSYACQPGMSKTQWPSDQPSDGRSVGGLLCQNGYLYRSNTDSNYLCEWGVDAAIVVSELSQDVAICRTDYPGTENMVIPTFVTAGNSLPLTVVDQDTYYSWQGMKTSAQYYVNNAGVSVQDGCIWGDSGSGVGNWAPLNFGAGSTGGISYLSLIPNPNNGSPLNFNVKIVAADDQSTVNGECYYENGSFSGGSDGCTVAVTSGRAKFVLYN
- the AYR1 gene encoding acylglycerone-phosphate reductase (similar to Saccharomyces cerevisiae AYR1 (YIL124W); ancestral locus Anc_2.238), giving the protein MSSIQQQKLKKIAVVTGASSGIGYEITNELAKNNYIIYACARRVDPIQQLVDEFSNAVIKPHKLDISNPEEITQFKQFLSENLPNEKLDLLYNNAGQSCTFPALDVSNDVMEQCFKVNVFGHVNMCRELSQFLINAKGTIVFTGSLAGITPFPFGSIYSATKAAIHQYARVLHLELKPFGVRVINAVTGAVKSNIADTRPLPETSVFNFAEGQEAFKNRQLMAKKSHPMPADVYAKKLVKDIMSGSDPVDIYRGKLATVMSFIMLLVPYRILEFGLKKYFKLDKVFEALDSTDEERLKRKSA